In Gemmobacter sp., the sequence CCGGTGCGGGTAGGGATCGGCCCGCCCGTGTCGCGGTCCTTGCCCTTGCCGGTGATCACCAGCACCAGCCGCATCCCAGCCGAATGGGCGTTGAGGATGAAGCGGATCAGTTCCGGGTGGGCCTCGGCCAGGGTCAGGCCATGCAGATCCAGCCGTGCCTCGGGCAGGATCTTGCCGCGCCGCATCGCCTTGTGGGTGCCGGCATCCATCCGCAGGGGGCTGGCCTCCAGCTGCTGGGCGATGGTCGGGGTCACGTCATGGCGGGCGGGCAGGTGGGCCGCGCGCGATCCGATGCGAAAGTCGGGCAGGCCCCCCGGCGGCTTGGCGGGCTTTGGCAGGGGCTTGGGTTGCGCCGCCTCGGCCTCGGGCCGTTTGGGCCGGGCAGGGTGCATGGCGCGCGCAGTGCGCGCGACCAGTTCCCAGACCTCGGTTTCCTCCGGCCTCAGATTGCGGCGGCGGGCCATGGGTCAGTCCCCCGCCCGGGCAAGCGCGACGTCCAGCGGCAGCAGAACCACCATGCGGCCGCCATCCTTGATCCGGCCCGCCGCCTCGCCCGCCGCCCTGCCGCTGCCGTAAAAGATGTCGGCGCGCTGGGCGCCCTTGATCGCCGTTCCGGTATCTTGCGCCACCATCAGCCGGTGCAGCGGATCGGCGCCGTCCTTTTCCATCCAGACCGGCGCGCCCAGCGGCACAAAGGCCGGATCCACCGCCAGCGACCGCAGCGTCGTCACGCTGCGCCCCATGGCGCCGATGGGGCCTTGGTCGGGCGCCAGATCCGCCAGCTTGCGAAAGAACACGAAGGACGGGTTGTGCCCCAGCAACCGCAGCCCCGGGCCGGGATTGCGCCGCACCCAGGCCTTGATGCCCTGGGCCGAAACCGCATGTGCCTCCATCGCGCCGCGGCGCACCAGTTCGGCCCCGATGGACCGATAGGGATGGTTGTTCTTGGCGGCAAAGCCCAGCCGGATCACCCGCCCGTCCTGCAACCGGATGCGGCCCGATCCCTGCACTTGCAGAAAGAACACCTCGACCGGGTCTTCCAGCCAGACCAGTTCCAGCCCGCGCCCCCGCAACAGGCCCCGGCTTTCGATCACCGACCGGCTGTGCCAGATGCCCTTGCCATCGAATTCCGGCGGCCGCGCATAGACCGGATAGGCAAAGCGCGGCGTCCGGGTGGCCGATCCGGGCAGTTCGGGTTCGTAATAGCCGGTGAACAGCGCCGGCGGCTGGCCGATCTGCACAGGCTGAAAGAACATCTCGAAAAACGCCCGGGCATCGGTCACATCGGCGGCCAGACGGCACAACGGCGCCCAGTCGGGCGCCGCGATCAGGTCGCAGGTCTGGCGAAAGGCGGCCAGTGCGGCGGCATGGTCATCCGCCTCCCAGCCTTCCAGATCGGCAAACCGCAAGGGCTGCGCCCCGGCTGCGGTCACCGCCAGCCCCAGCGCCAGGACCAGGGCGCGCAGCACGTCATTCCCCGGTGGCGACCAGCTGCCAGTTCGGATCGTCGACGCCCATCTTGCGGGCAAAGGTCCAGACATCGCGCTGGCGCTTGATCTCGGTCGGGCTGCCCTCGATCACCTCGCCCATCCGGTTGCGGATCACCGAGGTCAGTTCGCCCACGAAGCGCACGGTCACCTCGGCCTCGCGGGTGTCGCGGTTGAAGGTGGCGTCCTGCAAGGCCAGCTCGCGCAGCCCGACGAAATTCGCCTCGACCGTCAGCCCTTCCTGCTCGCGCGCATCGACGACCGACTGGAAGCTGTCATAGACCTCTTTGGACAGCAGCGGCACGATGTCGTCCAGCTTGCCCTTTTCAAAGGCCATCAGGATCCATTCATAGGCCCCGCGGGCGCCGTTCAGGAATTCGGTGGCGGAAAATCCCGGCTCGGCGATCTTCATCGCGGCCAGCGCCTTGGCGGCGGGGCTGCCATCGGGAACATGGTCGGTGATGTCGCGGTCCTGCCCCCCCTCGACCACCTGGAAATCGCGCCGGCGCGCCTGCCCGTCCGCGCCGTCCTGCGGCGGCAGCGGCTGCGGCGGGCGTTCGAACCCGTCGCGGCTGCCCAGCACCGACTTCAGCTTGACGATCAGGAACACGGCGATCGCCGCCAGGACGAGCAGTTGAAGAAGCGACGAGTTCATGCGGCCTCGGGGCTGGGGCGCCCCCTGTCATATTCAGGCGGCGCAGGGGTTGGTGCTTTGGTCAGTCGTCACCTATGTAGGATACGGGTTCCGTCAAGTCCACCGCGGCGGCCCGATCTATCCGTGAAAGGACCACACTTGCCCGTGCTTGCCCTGTTCGTGCTGCTTCCCCTGATCGAGATCGCGCTGTTCGTGCTTGTCGGCGGCTGGCTGGGCCTGTGGCCCACGCTGGGGCTGGTGGTGCTGGCGGCGGTGGCCGGCATGGCGCTGGTGCGCAACCAGGGCTTCGCCGCGCTGCGCGATCTGCAACGCTCGGCCCAGGGCATGGGCGATCCGGCCCGCCCGCTGGCCCATGGCGCGCTGATCGTGCTGGCCGGGTTCCTGCTGCTGCTCCCCGGGTTCTTCACCGACCTGCTGGCGCTGCCCCTGCTGGTCCCGCCGCTGCGCCGCCTGATCCTGCGCCAGCTGGCCGCGCGGGTGGTCGTCGCCAGCGCCACTGTGCGCACGACGCGGCGCTGGCCCGGCCCGGGCGCCGACATCATTGATGGCGAGGCGACCGAGATCCCGCCCGAGGCGCCGCCCCTGCCGCGCAACCGCCCGTCGGGCTGGACCAATCCGCCGGAATGAACGTGCCATTGCCCCGCCTGGTCTTTGCCTTTTTCCAAATACCCCACGGGGGTGCGGGGGTGTGAAACCCCCGCTGCTGCCCTGTCACCCCTTGCGCCGCTTGACTCATGCGCCCCGCAGGCGTATGCCCGCCGCAACCCCGGAATGGCCACGCCCTTCCGGTCCCATGGCCTTGGCCGGGATCGCCATCCACCAGCGCGTTGCGCCCGTGGGTGCCGTTGCCGTTTGGGGCTGCCCGTTCGCCGAAGGAGGCACCCATGTTCGAGAACCTGTCAGAGCGCCTTGGTAGCGTCTTCGACCGGCTGTCGCGGCAAGGCGCCCTGACCGAAGATGATGTCGCCACCGCCCTGCGCGAGGTTCGCACCGCGCTGCTGGAGGCTGACGTTTCGCTGCCCGTCACCCGCGATTTCACCCGTGCGGTCCAGAAAAAGGCGACAGGCCAGCTGGTTACCAGATCGGTGACCCCGGGTCAGCAGGTCATCAAGATCGTCCATGACGAACTGGTGAAGATGCTGCAGGGCGAAGGTCCGGCAGAACGGCTGAAGATCGACAACCCGCCGGCGCCGATCCTGATGGTGGGTCTGCAAGGCTCGGGCAAGACGACGACCTCGGGCAAGCTGGCCCGCCGCCTGAAGGAACGCGAGGGGAAAAAGGTTCTGCTCGCCTCGCTGGATACCCAGCGCCCGGCGGCCATGGAACAGCTGGCCATCCTTGGCAGCCAGGTCGGCGTCGATGTGCTGCCCATCGTCAAGGGTGAGTCGGCGGTCCAGATCGCGAAACGTGCCAAACAGCAGGCCACGCTGGGCGGCTACGACGTTTACATCCTCGATACCGCCGGCCGGTTGCAGATCGACATTCCGCTGATGGAGGAGGTCGCGCAGGTGCGCGACGTTGCCCAGCCGCGCGAAACGCTGCTGGTGGTCGATGGTCTGACCGGCCAGGTCGCGGTCGAGGTGGCGCAGGAATTCGATGCCAAGGTCGGTATCACCGGCGTCGTGCTGACCCGGATGGACGGCGACGGCCGCGGCGGTGCCGCGCTGTCGATGCGCGCCGTCACCGGCAAGCCGATCCGCTTCGTCGGCCTTGGCGAAAAGTCCGAGGCGCTGGAGCCGTTCGAGGCCGAGCGTGTCGCAGGCCGCATCCTGGGCATGGGCGATATCGTCGCCCTGGTGGAAAAGGCACGCGAGACGTTCGAGGCCGAACAGGCCGAGCGCATGGCGAAAAGGTTCCAGAAGGGCCTTTTCAACATGAACGACATGAAGATGCAGCTGGACCAGATGATGAAGATGGGCGGCATGCAGGGCCTGATGGGCATGCTGCCCGGCATGGGCAAGATGGCCAAGGCCGCCGAAACCGCCGGCTTCGACGACAAGATGCTGCGTCGCCAGGTTGCCATCATCAATTCGATGACCAAGAAGGAACGGGCCAACCCCGACCTGCTGCAAGCCAGCCGGAAAAAGCGCATCGCGGCCGGGGCCGGCGTCGATGTGGCCGAACTGAACCGTCTGCTGAAGATGCACCGCCAGATGGCGGACATGATGAAGAAGATGGGCAAGGGTGGCATGATGAAGCAGGCCATCAAGCAGATGATGGGCGGCAAGGGCATGCCCGACCCGTCGAAGATGACCCCCGATCAGCTGGCCGAACTGGGCAAGGGCATGCAGGACGGCATGAAGCTGCCGGGCCTTGGCGGCGGAATGCCGGGCGGGCTGTCGCTGCCCGGCGGCCTGTCGGGGCTGATGAAGCGCAAATGACCACGGAGCCCCAAATGTCCGATGTTGTCGCCCGTGCCGCACAGGTGCTGCGGGGCCATCGCGCCTCGATCGACCGGCTGGATGCCATTCTGGTCTATACGCTGGCCGAACGGTTCAAGCATACGCAGGCGGTGGGCCGGCTGAAGGCGGAACACGACCTGCCGCCCTCGGACCCCAACCGCGAGGCGCATCAGATCGAGCGTCTGGAACGGCTGTCGCAAGAAGCCGACCTGGACCCCGAATTCGCCAGGAAATTCCTGGCGTTCATCATCTCGGAAGTCATCCGGCATCACGAGACATTCCAGAAGTAGGCCGGATCTCCGGCACCCCAGTACACCCAAAGGAGACTACCCATGTCCATGAAAATCCGTCTGGCCCGCGGCGGCTCGAAAAAGCGCCCGCACTATTCGATCGTCGCGTCCGACTCGCGCATGCCGCGCGATGGCCGCTTCATCGAGAAGCTGGGCATCTATGACCCGCTGCTGGCCAAGGACAACGAAGGCCGCGTCAAGATGAACCTGGAGCGCGTGCAGTACTGGCTGAGCCAGGGCGCCCAGCCGACCGACCGCGTTGCCCGCTTCCTGGAAGCTGCCGGCGTGCGCGAAAAGGCCGTCCGCAACAACCCGAAAGCCGCCGTGCCGGGCAAGAAAGCCAAAGAGCGCGCTGCTGCCAAGGCCTCCAAGGCCGAGGCTGCTGCTGCCGAGTGATCGGCCGGCATTGCTGAACGCACAGGCCGGGCGCCCCACGGGCGCCCGGCATCGGTATTTCGGGGGGCAGGATCATGGCCGGGAAAGATCGGGTCTGTGTCGGCGTCATTTCGGGCGCTTTCGGGATCAGGGGCGAGGTGCGGCTGAAAAGCTACTGTGCCGATCCGGCGGCGATTGCCGATTATGCGCCGCTGTATTCCGAGGATGGCAGCCGCAGCTTTGATCTGGTGCTGACCGGGGTGCTGACCAACGGCCTGTCGGCCCGCATGTCCGGCATCGTCAGCCGCGAAGAGGCCGAGGCGGCCAAGGGCCTGCGGCTGTTCGCCGACCGCGCGCGCCTGCCGGTGCTGGAGGATGACGAATATTACCACGCCGATCTGATCGGGCTGGCGGTGCTGGATGCTGGCGGCAACCGGATCGGCGTGGTCAAGGCGGTGCTGAACCATGGCGCCTCGGACCTGCTGGAGGTGATGGGGCCGGGCATGAAATCGCCGCTGTTGCTGCCCTTTACGCTGGCGGTGGTGCCGACGGTGGATCTGGCGGGTGGCCGGCTGATCGTCGACCTGCCCGAGGAAATCTGAACCGTCGCCCCGGGGGGCGCTGCCCCCCACGGCCTTGCGGCGCGCCGGTAGGTTCTTGAACCAATGGTGCCCCAACCGGTATTTGAGGACAGGTGAAAGGGATCAGCGCAGGGCGCGGCCCTTGACGATGGCGTCCTTGCCGAATTTGGCACGGATGCGGTCGGTGGCGCGTTCGGCGGCCGCGCGGCGTCCGGCGCCGGGATCCAGCAGGTCGCCCGAGGGATCGCGGCCCGAGGCGGGTGTCAGGTCGGAGATGCCGATGCCGATCAGGCGGAAGGGCGCCTGTGGCAGCATTGCCGCCAGCAGCGGATCGCCTGCGCGCCAGATGGCATCGGCGATCTGGGCCGGTTCGGCCAGCGCGCGGCGGCGGGTGACGATCTGGTGGTCGGCGCGTTTCAGTTTCACGGTGACGGTGCGGCCCTGCAAATCCCTCGCCTTGGCCCGGTCGGCCACCTGTTCGGCCAGCCGCCACAGATGGCCTTGCAGCAGATCCGGGTCGGAAATGTCGGTGTCGAAGGTGGTTTCCTTGGAAATCGACTTTGGCGCCTCGTTCGGGTTGACCTCCCGGTCGTCCTCGCCCCGCGCCAGATGCCAGAGGCGGGCGCCGGTATGACCGAAGCGGGCGGTCAGGTCGGGTTCGGACCATTGGCGCAGGTCGGCCAGGGTGCGGATGCCCGCCGCCTCCAGCGCGGTCTGGGTGGCAAGGCCGACCCCCCAGATGATGCGCACGGGTTTATGTTCCAGAAAGGCGGCGGTATCGGCGCGCCCGATCACCGAAAAGCCGCGCGGCTTGTCGAGATCCGAGGCGATTTTCGCCAGGAACTTGTTGTGCGACAGGCCGACCGACAGGGTGATGCCCAGATCGGTCTCGGTTTCGCGGGCCAGCCGGGCCAGCAGCGCGGCAGGCGGGGCGCCGTGCAGGCGGGCGGTGCCGGTCAGGTCCAGGAACGCCTCGTCCAGGCTGAGCGGCTGGACGGCGGGGGTCAGCGCCTCCATTCGCGCGCGGATGGCGCGCGAGGTTTCGGCGTAAAGCTGCATCCGGGGTTTGACGACCACGGCCTGCGGGCATTTCTTCAGCGCCTCGAACATCGGCATGGCCGACCGCACCCCATAGATCCGCGCGATGTAGCAGCAGGTCGAGACGACGCCGCGCGTGCCGCCGCCCACGATCAGCGGCATGTCGCGCAGGTCGGGGTTTTCGCGCTTTTCCACGCTGGCATAGAAGGCGTCGCAATCGACATGGGCGATGGACAGCTGGTCCAGCTCGTCATGCCGCAACACACGCGGGCTGCGGCATTTCGGGCAGCGCGGGGCGGGGGCAAAGCTGGCAAGGCAATCGCGGCACAGGGCGGGCATGATACCCAGTATGCGCCGGGCGCGCGGCGCCGTCCACTCAGGCGCGTTTGCGTGCGGCCAGCGCGCGGTAGCCG encodes:
- a CDS encoding murein transglycosylase A, whose product is MRALVLALGLAVTAAGAQPLRFADLEGWEADDHAAALAAFRQTCDLIAAPDWAPLCRLAADVTDARAFFEMFFQPVQIGQPPALFTGYYEPELPGSATRTPRFAYPVYARPPEFDGKGIWHSRSVIESRGLLRGRGLELVWLEDPVEVFFLQVQGSGRIRLQDGRVIRLGFAAKNNHPYRSIGAELVRRGAMEAHAVSAQGIKAWVRRNPGPGLRLLGHNPSFVFFRKLADLAPDQGPIGAMGRSVTTLRSLAVDPAFVPLGAPVWMEKDGADPLHRLMVAQDTGTAIKGAQRADIFYGSGRAAGEAAGRIKDGGRMVVLLPLDVALARAGD
- a CDS encoding DNA polymerase IV; the encoded protein is MPALCRDCLASFAPAPRCPKCRSPRVLRHDELDQLSIAHVDCDAFYASVEKRENPDLRDMPLIVGGGTRGVVSTCCYIARIYGVRSAMPMFEALKKCPQAVVVKPRMQLYAETSRAIRARMEALTPAVQPLSLDEAFLDLTGTARLHGAPPAALLARLARETETDLGITLSVGLSHNKFLAKIASDLDKPRGFSVIGRADTAAFLEHKPVRIIWGVGLATQTALEAAGIRTLADLRQWSEPDLTARFGHTGARLWHLARGEDDREVNPNEAPKSISKETTFDTDISDPDLLQGHLWRLAEQVADRAKARDLQGRTVTVKLKRADHQIVTRRRALAEPAQIADAIWRAGDPLLAAMLPQAPFRLIGIGISDLTPASGRDPSGDLLDPGAGRRAAAERATDRIRAKFGKDAIVKGRALR
- a CDS encoding Tim44/TimA family putative adaptor protein, which encodes MNSSLLQLLVLAAIAVFLIVKLKSVLGSRDGFERPPQPLPPQDGADGQARRRDFQVVEGGQDRDITDHVPDGSPAAKALAAMKIAEPGFSATEFLNGARGAYEWILMAFEKGKLDDIVPLLSKEVYDSFQSVVDAREQEGLTVEANFVGLRELALQDATFNRDTREAEVTVRFVGELTSVIRNRMGEVIEGSPTEIKRQRDVWTFARKMGVDDPNWQLVATGE
- the rimM gene encoding ribosome maturation factor RimM (Essential for efficient processing of 16S rRNA), with product MAGKDRVCVGVISGAFGIRGEVRLKSYCADPAAIADYAPLYSEDGSRSFDLVLTGVLTNGLSARMSGIVSREEAEAAKGLRLFADRARLPVLEDDEYYHADLIGLAVLDAGGNRIGVVKAVLNHGASDLLEVMGPGMKSPLLLPFTLAVVPTVDLAGGRLIVDLPEEI
- a CDS encoding chorismate mutase, which codes for MSDVVARAAQVLRGHRASIDRLDAILVYTLAERFKHTQAVGRLKAEHDLPPSDPNREAHQIERLERLSQEADLDPEFARKFLAFIISEVIRHHETFQK
- a CDS encoding Smr/MutS family protein, which gives rise to MARRRNLRPEETEVWELVARTARAMHPARPKRPEAEAAQPKPLPKPAKPPGGLPDFRIGSRAAHLPARHDVTPTIAQQLEASPLRMDAGTHKAMRRGKILPEARLDLHGLTLAEAHPELIRFILNAHSAGMRLVLVITGKGKDRDTGGPIPTRTGALRHQVPHWLRLPPLGPVVLQLAEAHLKHGGAGAFYVYLRRHR
- the rpsP gene encoding 30S ribosomal protein S16; translation: MSMKIRLARGGSKKRPHYSIVASDSRMPRDGRFIEKLGIYDPLLAKDNEGRVKMNLERVQYWLSQGAQPTDRVARFLEAAGVREKAVRNNPKAAVPGKKAKERAAAKASKAEAAAAE
- the ffh gene encoding signal recognition particle protein, whose product is MFENLSERLGSVFDRLSRQGALTEDDVATALREVRTALLEADVSLPVTRDFTRAVQKKATGQLVTRSVTPGQQVIKIVHDELVKMLQGEGPAERLKIDNPPAPILMVGLQGSGKTTTSGKLARRLKEREGKKVLLASLDTQRPAAMEQLAILGSQVGVDVLPIVKGESAVQIAKRAKQQATLGGYDVYILDTAGRLQIDIPLMEEVAQVRDVAQPRETLLVVDGLTGQVAVEVAQEFDAKVGITGVVLTRMDGDGRGGAALSMRAVTGKPIRFVGLGEKSEALEPFEAERVAGRILGMGDIVALVEKARETFEAEQAERMAKRFQKGLFNMNDMKMQLDQMMKMGGMQGLMGMLPGMGKMAKAAETAGFDDKMLRRQVAIINSMTKKERANPDLLQASRKKRIAAGAGVDVAELNRLLKMHRQMADMMKKMGKGGMMKQAIKQMMGGKGMPDPSKMTPDQLAELGKGMQDGMKLPGLGGGMPGGLSLPGGLSGLMKRK
- a CDS encoding FxsA family protein; amino-acid sequence: MLALFVLLPLIEIALFVLVGGWLGLWPTLGLVVLAAVAGMALVRNQGFAALRDLQRSAQGMGDPARPLAHGALIVLAGFLLLLPGFFTDLLALPLLVPPLRRLILRQLAARVVVASATVRTTRRWPGPGADIIDGEATEIPPEAPPLPRNRPSGWTNPPE